The Feifania hominis DNA window GCGGAGCAGACCTCCGCGTTTCTGTGGTCGCTTGCGATGGGGGCGGGAATTGCGCTGTTCTACGATGCCTTTCGCATCTTCCGTCTGGCCGTCAAATGCAGCACCTTTTTCATCTTTTTGCAGGACCTCGTGTTCTGGTGCGCGTCGGCGGCGGGGAGCTTTGTGTTTTTGTTCTTCGTCAACGCCGGTCAGCCGCGCTGGTTCCTCTTCGCCGGGGGAATTCTCGGGGCCATTCTGTACTCGCAGACCGCCGGCGCTCTTCTCATGGGGAGCGCGCGGGCCATCATCGCCTTTTTGCGGCGCGTGTTCGGGGCGGTGGGGCGCTTTTTCGCCCGGCCGCTGCACGCGCTCGCGCAGCGGCGGCAGCTGCGCGCCGCAGCGCGGGCGCGCCGGCGTAAAAAAAGTTATAAAACTTTTGTAAAACACTTTTCAAACGCGCAAAAAGCAGGTATTATGAAAGATAAGCGGGAGGATTAGCCCGCTGTGTTGTCGACGTTTGAAAAAAGGAGGTCCGATATGAAGCGCAGATACCGAAGCATATTACTCAGAGTGGCGCTGCTCAGCTTCGT harbors:
- the yabQ gene encoding spore cortex biosynthesis protein YabQ yields the protein MSVTIAEQTSAFLWSLAMGAGIALFYDAFRIFRLAVKCSTFFIFLQDLVFWCASAAGSFVFLFFVNAGQPRWFLFAGGILGAILYSQTAGALLMGSARAIIAFLRRVFGAVGRFFARPLHALAQRRQLRAAARARRRKKSYKTFVKHFSNAQKAGIMKDKRED